The following are from one region of the Actinopolyspora halophila DSM 43834 genome:
- a CDS encoding beta-ketoacyl-[acyl-carrier-protein] synthase family protein, giving the protein MTDPTDNAAEPVAITGIGLVLPGARTVREFWSHLSLGESQVTRLNGLDPEHEGLSVRAGAAITEFDHRRFLPDLSERHAAKYSREILASMSACTSAFHDSGLRNHDVDPRKVSLVESSSRGSLEWWLTRSREDTTGSGAMFRGLLGSAASLTAIQLGVRGLVTTVSSACVGGHHAIGLASRELRSHASDAVLVGGHDFPLVPEVLRTFEALGPGVLSDELEHPERAIRPYDRDRAGMVLGEAAVTLCLERVSSARERGVRPYAHVLEHGAMNEAAHATSMDTTGKRTADLVRETVIASGRRVEDVGYYCGHGTATRSNDLAESRTVRALHPDLPASELPPLGSNKPIFGHTLGAAGIINVAATALMLHHQWLAPTINLVDVDPACDVDHVAHAGREARFDLAVSLAFAIGSQTSVVALEASDA; this is encoded by the coding sequence ATGACCGATCCTACCGACAACGCCGCGGAACCCGTGGCGATCACCGGGATAGGCCTGGTGCTGCCCGGTGCTCGCACGGTGCGGGAGTTCTGGAGCCACCTCAGTCTCGGAGAATCGCAGGTGACGAGACTGAACGGGCTGGACCCCGAGCACGAGGGCCTGTCAGTGCGCGCGGGCGCCGCGATCACGGAATTCGACCACCGAAGGTTCTTGCCGGACCTTTCCGAGCGACATGCCGCGAAATACAGCCGGGAGATCCTCGCGAGCATGTCGGCCTGCACCTCGGCCTTCCACGACTCCGGCCTGCGGAACCACGACGTCGACCCGAGAAAAGTGTCCCTCGTGGAATCAAGCTCGCGGGGATCGCTGGAGTGGTGGTTGACCCGCTCCCGCGAGGACACAACGGGGTCCGGGGCGATGTTTCGGGGGCTGCTCGGGTCCGCGGCCTCGCTGACAGCCATCCAGCTGGGCGTGCGCGGGCTGGTGACCACGGTGAGCAGCGCCTGCGTCGGCGGTCACCACGCGATCGGCCTGGCATCACGCGAGTTGCGCTCGCACGCCAGCGACGCGGTCCTCGTCGGTGGTCACGACTTCCCACTGGTGCCGGAGGTACTGCGCACGTTCGAAGCACTCGGCCCCGGCGTGCTCTCCGACGAACTGGAGCACCCAGAGCGCGCGATCCGCCCGTACGACCGGGACCGCGCGGGAATGGTGCTGGGCGAAGCCGCGGTGACACTGTGCCTGGAACGGGTCTCCAGCGCCCGAGAGCGCGGAGTCCGGCCCTACGCCCACGTTCTCGAGCACGGCGCCATGAACGAGGCCGCCCACGCCACCTCGATGGACACCACCGGAAAGCGCACCGCCGATCTGGTGCGGGAGACCGTGATCGCCTCGGGGCGTCGTGTCGAGGACGTGGGCTACTACTGCGGACACGGCACCGCCACCAGGTCCAACGATCTGGCCGAGAGCCGCACGGTGCGTGCGCTGCACCCGGACCTCCCCGCCTCCGAGCTGCCACCGCTCGGTTCGAACAAACCGATCTTCGGCCACACGCTGGGAGCCGCGGGGATCATCAACGTCGCCGCGACCGCGCTGATGCTGCACCACCAGTGGCTGGCACCGACGATCAATCTGGTGGATGTGGACCCGGCCTGCGATGTCGACCACGTAGCGCACGCGGGTCGAGAAGCCCGGTTCGACCTGGCTGTCTCACTCGCCTTCGCCATCGGCAGCCAAACCTCCGTCGTGGCGTTGGAGGCATCCGATGCGTGA
- a CDS encoding UvrD-helicase domain-containing protein, giving the protein MPRLGIDRSFLREFAKLDKPVQDRVTEVFAKFEHTGHAGGHLEKIANARDPRFRSIRINDFWRGIVLAPDSGDSYTLLTVRGHDDAYAWAQRRSASVNSATGRIEIRDVAAVEDTLPTLSQLAEEVPARLLDNVKDSQLRQLGIDEQTLTFARALTESAQLDAAKSFLPSNQWDVLFGLAAGFTPEQVWAELAPDVAAEEFDPDDIDAAVVRSSDRVVLADGPEELMAIFRHPLALWRVYLHPVQRSVVEAPYSGPARVTGGPGTGKTVVTLHRAHQLAAAGAGPVLLTTFTSTLAQSLGAGVKLLVEDPEVRRRIDVRHVDQLANKIFREHHEAPVILSGEQERQLWSSIVAELEVPFTETFLSEEWRQVVLARQVNSADEYLEAKRTGRGRRLGSRQKAQVWQAIREFEDTLRARGEWTHETVCVEATRLLEQRADKPYRHIVVDEAQDLSPVQWRLLRAAAPERYDDLFLAGDTHQRIYNHRVSLRDVGVHVAGRSSRLNINYRTTAEILAWSIGLLHGQHIDDMNEGLESIAGCRSDVRGKHPWTRGFPTREAELDQLVSTLRDWIEAGVEPGEIGIAVRSNKLVDRIVEKLESVEIPRVKLTGGAGETEDAVSVGTMHRMKGLEFRCLAVAGVTEHHVPPANAITSFDEDTSAHHRDLQRERCLLFVACTRAREQLAVSWHGGKSQFLDVDR; this is encoded by the coding sequence GTGCCCCGACTCGGCATCGACAGGAGTTTCCTCCGTGAATTCGCGAAACTCGACAAACCGGTGCAGGATCGAGTGACCGAGGTTTTCGCGAAATTCGAACACACCGGCCATGCCGGGGGACATCTGGAAAAGATCGCCAACGCGCGCGACCCTCGGTTCCGTTCCATTCGCATCAACGATTTCTGGCGCGGGATCGTGCTCGCCCCCGACTCGGGGGACAGCTACACCCTGCTGACGGTGCGGGGCCACGACGACGCCTACGCGTGGGCGCAGCGACGCAGCGCCTCGGTCAACTCGGCCACCGGGCGCATCGAGATCCGCGACGTCGCCGCGGTGGAGGACACTCTGCCGACCCTGTCCCAGCTGGCCGAGGAGGTGCCCGCGCGCCTGCTCGACAACGTCAAGGATTCCCAGCTGCGGCAACTGGGCATCGACGAGCAGACCTTGACCTTCGCGCGGGCCCTGACGGAGTCGGCACAGCTCGACGCGGCGAAATCGTTCCTGCCGAGCAACCAGTGGGACGTCCTGTTCGGACTGGCGGCCGGGTTCACCCCCGAGCAGGTGTGGGCCGAGCTGGCTCCCGACGTGGCCGCCGAGGAGTTCGACCCGGACGACATCGACGCGGCCGTGGTGCGCAGCTCCGACCGGGTCGTGCTTGCCGACGGGCCCGAGGAACTGATGGCGATCTTCCGGCACCCCCTCGCGCTGTGGCGGGTGTACCTGCACCCGGTGCAGCGCTCGGTCGTCGAGGCTCCCTACAGCGGGCCCGCGCGCGTGACCGGCGGGCCCGGCACCGGCAAGACCGTGGTGACGCTGCACCGCGCCCACCAGCTGGCCGCCGCGGGAGCGGGGCCGGTGCTGTTGACCACCTTCACCTCCACCCTGGCGCAGTCCCTCGGTGCGGGGGTGAAGCTGCTCGTCGAAGACCCCGAGGTGCGGCGACGCATCGACGTGCGCCACGTGGACCAGCTCGCCAACAAGATCTTCCGCGAGCACCACGAGGCTCCCGTGATCCTGTCCGGCGAACAGGAACGGCAACTGTGGAGCTCCATCGTGGCGGAGCTGGAGGTGCCGTTCACCGAGACCTTCCTGTCCGAGGAGTGGCGTCAGGTAGTGCTCGCCCGGCAGGTGAACAGCGCCGACGAATACCTGGAAGCCAAACGCACCGGACGTGGCCGCAGGCTCGGAAGCAGGCAGAAGGCACAGGTGTGGCAGGCGATCCGAGAGTTCGAGGACACGTTGCGCGCCCGTGGGGAGTGGACACACGAGACGGTCTGCGTCGAGGCGACCAGGTTGCTCGAACAGCGCGCGGACAAACCGTACCGCCACATCGTGGTCGACGAGGCCCAGGACCTCAGCCCCGTGCAGTGGCGGCTGCTGCGCGCGGCCGCCCCCGAGCGCTACGACGACCTGTTCCTGGCCGGAGACACCCACCAGCGCATTTACAACCATCGAGTGAGCCTGCGCGACGTCGGTGTTCACGTGGCCGGGCGGTCGAGCAGGTTGAACATCAACTACCGCACCACCGCCGAGATCCTCGCCTGGAGCATCGGCCTGCTGCACGGACAGCACATCGACGACATGAACGAGGGACTCGAATCCATCGCCGGGTGCCGGTCCGACGTGCGGGGCAAGCATCCGTGGACGCGTGGTTTCCCCACCAGGGAGGCCGAGTTGGACCAGCTGGTGAGCACGCTGCGGGACTGGATCGAGGCCGGGGTGGAACCGGGCGAGATCGGGATCGCGGTGCGGTCCAACAAACTCGTCGACCGGATCGTGGAAAAGCTCGAGAGCGTGGAGATCCCACGGGTCAAGCTCACCGGTGGGGCAGGGGAGACCGAGGACGCGGTCTCTGTCGGCACCATGCACCGGATGAAGGGTCTGGAGTTCCGCTGCCTGGCCGTTGCCGGGGTGACCGAGCACCACGTTCCCCCGGCCAACGCGATCACGTCGTTCGATGAGGACACCTCGGCGCATCACCGGGATCTGCAGCGCGAGCGGTGCCTGCTGTTCGTGGCCTGCACCCGTGCCAGGGAACAGCTCGCCGTGTCCTGGCACGGAGGTAAAAGCCAGTTCCTCGACGTGGACCGCTGA
- a CDS encoding CoA-transferase, translating to MREPEIADSVDELVRKHIAPEAHLHFASTMARPNALLHAVARTLRGSGSLTVSMAAVHSSAHALALSGAVRRMITCFLGETYPTPRPCRLYRHVGRKDPFELESWSLFTQVQRLMAAAMGQPGTATTALLGTVLAEGKQDDLVPLPATRDREQAALLSPLRPDLTLVHGAVADRRGNVVIRPPYGEGAWPAYAARRGVLASVERIVEDSVLDDRPGDVLIPGSRVVGLCEAPHGAHPQSLRTDGIAGLRGYPDDYEFLSMTAAACSDPDSAREWFHDWIDLADHRAYLEKLGKPRLDTLVGPRQHAGGTAGAGLPGTEEVPTRTERLIVLAAREITRQVHEHGYDTLLAGIGASHLAAWLAAARLRESGREIKLVAELGFYGTTPCEGDVFLFSQRHAENSEQLTGVAEVLGGMVASNDRCLGVLAGAEIDTRGDINTSTLPDGRWITGSGGAHDIASSTDCVVVSASGKRRFVPRVATVTSPGDRVRAVVCEFGTFHRPTRWEPFLLSTYLADEDHPDPRSAVTERTCWKSETSTAENEREITAAELTTLRRSDPEGHYR from the coding sequence ATGCGTGAACCGGAGATCGCGGACTCGGTGGACGAACTGGTCCGCAAACACATCGCCCCCGAAGCGCACCTGCACTTCGCCTCGACGATGGCACGTCCGAACGCGCTGTTGCACGCGGTCGCCCGGACGCTGCGGGGCAGCGGGTCGCTTACGGTGAGCATGGCGGCCGTGCACTCGAGCGCGCACGCACTGGCGCTGTCCGGCGCGGTACGCCGCATGATCACCTGCTTCCTCGGGGAAACGTACCCGACACCACGCCCCTGCCGGCTGTACCGCCACGTCGGCCGGAAGGACCCGTTCGAGTTGGAGTCCTGGTCGCTGTTCACGCAGGTTCAACGGCTGATGGCCGCAGCCATGGGGCAGCCGGGGACGGCCACCACAGCCCTGCTGGGAACGGTGCTGGCCGAGGGGAAGCAGGACGACCTGGTTCCGCTGCCCGCGACACGGGACCGGGAACAGGCGGCGCTGCTGAGCCCGCTGCGCCCGGACCTGACGCTGGTTCACGGAGCGGTCGCCGACCGCCGGGGCAATGTCGTGATCCGACCACCGTACGGTGAGGGGGCCTGGCCGGCCTATGCCGCGCGGCGCGGGGTGCTCGCCTCGGTCGAACGCATCGTCGAGGATTCCGTGCTCGACGACCGCCCCGGTGACGTGCTCATCCCCGGTTCTCGGGTGGTGGGGCTCTGCGAAGCTCCGCACGGAGCGCATCCGCAGTCGCTGCGCACCGACGGCATCGCCGGGCTGCGGGGGTATCCGGACGACTACGAGTTCCTGTCGATGACCGCCGCGGCGTGTTCCGATCCGGATTCGGCACGTGAATGGTTCCACGACTGGATCGACCTCGCCGACCACCGGGCCTACCTCGAAAAGCTCGGAAAACCACGGTTGGACACGCTGGTCGGCCCCCGACAGCACGCGGGCGGAACCGCGGGCGCGGGGCTCCCGGGGACCGAGGAGGTGCCCACCCGGACGGAGAGGCTCATCGTTCTGGCCGCCCGCGAGATCACCCGCCAGGTCCACGAACACGGTTACGACACGCTGTTGGCCGGGATCGGGGCCTCCCACCTCGCCGCGTGGCTCGCCGCCGCTCGGCTGCGGGAGAGCGGCCGGGAGATCAAGCTCGTCGCCGAGCTCGGTTTCTACGGCACGACCCCGTGCGAGGGTGACGTGTTCCTGTTCAGCCAGCGCCACGCCGAGAACTCCGAACAGCTCACCGGTGTCGCCGAGGTACTGGGGGGCATGGTCGCCAGCAACGACCGCTGCCTGGGGGTACTCGCAGGCGCCGAGATCGACACCCGCGGCGATATCAACACCAGCACCCTTCCGGACGGGCGGTGGATCACCGGTTCCGGAGGCGCGCACGACATCGCCTCCTCCACGGACTGCGTCGTGGTGAGCGCTTCCGGCAAGCGCCGCTTCGTTCCCCGCGTCGCCACCGTCACCAGCCCCGGTGACCGGGTACGAGCGGTGGTCTGCGAGTTCGGCACGTTCCACCGCCCGACACGGTGGGAACCGTTCCTGTTGTCGACGTACCTCGCCGACGAGGACCACCCGGACCCCCGCTCGGCGGTCACGGAACGGACGTGCTGGAAGAGCGAGACGTCGACCGCCGAAAACGAGCGGGAGATAACCGCGGCGGAACTGACGACGCTGCGACGTTCGGATCCCGAAGGGCACTACCGGTGA
- a CDS encoding GmrSD restriction endonuclease domain-containing protein has product MPTLSTLLYQIDTGSVLLPEFQRGYVWNRDQVRELMQSLYRGHPVGGLLMWETDAAEISVRGEVVGQQGTHLLLLDGQQRITSLYGVIRGKAPDFFEGDPSVFTNLYFNVAEEKFEFYAPSRMADDYRWVDVTKLFLENLGEYITSFQQHDPENLGTYVERLNRLHNLLEREFYAEKITGNDQTVDSVVDIFNRVNSGGTKLSKGDLALAKICSQWSGARGEMRETLQKWQTAGYDFTLDWLLRNTNAVATGRALFTALDNVSAGEFRDALYRSTGYIGRFLDLVSGRLGLDHDRVLMARYAFPVVSRLLELNGGRFDDRSHQDKVLYWYVHAALWGRFAGSTETFLQKDYETVERSGIDGLITALERWRGGNLDVHAHDFEGSTKGSRFYPLLYMLTRVNQARDFGSGMPLRADMLGRNSSLQVHHLFPKSLLYQAGYERSQVNAIANFCFLTQDTNLVVGNRSPEEYFAEVEEKHPGVLASQWIPTDPELWKIERYPEFLQARRELLAEAAQSFLTELRTGAVPADREELQPLSIAGDDDMDARVAQVNGLISELVELGCATPATDTEIADPRTGRALAVAEAFWPEGLQTGQGSPVVLELDTADADLPRLEELGYEVFTSVDALRGYVQRRNQSESESETGPVVAEQPRQPDPAREPLVIEFEQRMRALYERGRKEAHYTATYFLSMLAEHGGLSTAHKLLAGAAVSDGFAALWERGRLDLTVEALVTEPRFAELFAAEEINSAKHRLDQFGYAV; this is encoded by the coding sequence ATGCCGACGCTTTCCACTCTGCTGTATCAGATTGACACCGGGTCGGTGTTGTTGCCCGAGTTCCAGCGCGGTTACGTGTGGAACCGTGACCAGGTGCGGGAGCTGATGCAGTCGCTGTATCGGGGTCATCCGGTGGGCGGGCTGCTGATGTGGGAAACCGACGCCGCGGAGATCTCCGTTCGGGGAGAGGTGGTCGGCCAGCAGGGCACCCACCTGCTGCTGCTCGACGGCCAGCAGCGCATCACCTCGTTGTACGGGGTGATACGGGGTAAGGCACCGGACTTCTTCGAGGGCGACCCTTCGGTCTTCACCAATCTGTACTTCAACGTCGCCGAGGAGAAGTTCGAGTTCTACGCCCCGTCCAGGATGGCCGACGACTACCGCTGGGTGGACGTGACCAAGCTGTTCCTGGAGAATCTCGGCGAGTACATCACGAGCTTTCAGCAGCACGATCCGGAAAACCTCGGTACTTATGTGGAGCGGCTGAACAGGCTGCACAACCTGCTGGAACGCGAGTTCTACGCGGAGAAGATCACCGGAAACGACCAGACCGTCGACTCGGTGGTCGACATCTTCAACAGGGTCAATTCCGGGGGCACGAAGTTGTCCAAAGGTGACCTGGCCCTGGCCAAGATCTGCTCGCAGTGGAGCGGGGCTCGCGGGGAGATGCGCGAGACACTGCAGAAGTGGCAGACAGCGGGTTATGACTTCACCCTGGACTGGCTGCTGCGCAACACCAACGCGGTGGCTACCGGCCGCGCCCTGTTCACCGCGTTGGACAACGTCTCGGCCGGGGAGTTCAGGGACGCGCTGTACAGGTCAACCGGATACATCGGACGGTTCCTCGACCTCGTCTCCGGGAGGCTCGGCCTGGACCACGACCGGGTGCTGATGGCCCGCTACGCCTTTCCGGTGGTCTCGCGACTGCTCGAGCTCAACGGCGGTCGATTCGACGACCGTTCCCACCAGGACAAGGTGCTGTACTGGTACGTCCACGCCGCACTCTGGGGGCGCTTCGCCGGGTCCACGGAGACCTTTCTGCAGAAGGACTACGAGACCGTCGAGCGCTCCGGTATCGACGGGTTGATCACCGCGCTGGAACGGTGGCGGGGTGGCAATCTCGACGTGCACGCTCACGACTTCGAGGGATCGACGAAGGGGTCGCGCTTCTACCCGCTGCTGTACATGCTGACCAGGGTGAACCAGGCCCGCGACTTCGGCAGTGGTATGCCGTTGCGCGCCGACATGCTGGGCAGGAACTCCTCACTGCAGGTGCACCACCTGTTCCCCAAGTCGCTGCTGTACCAAGCGGGTTACGAGCGTTCCCAGGTCAACGCCATCGCGAACTTCTGCTTCCTGACCCAGGACACCAATCTCGTGGTGGGCAACCGTTCTCCCGAGGAGTACTTCGCCGAGGTGGAGGAGAAGCACCCGGGAGTGCTGGCCTCGCAGTGGATTCCCACCGATCCCGAGCTGTGGAAGATCGAACGGTACCCCGAGTTCCTGCAGGCACGGCGCGAGTTGTTGGCCGAGGCGGCGCAGTCGTTCCTCACTGAGCTGCGTACCGGCGCGGTTCCCGCCGACCGGGAGGAGCTGCAACCGCTGTCCATCGCCGGTGACGATGATATGGACGCCCGTGTGGCCCAGGTCAACGGGCTCATCTCCGAGCTGGTCGAACTCGGTTGTGCCACTCCCGCCACCGATACCGAGATCGCCGACCCGCGCACCGGTCGGGCGTTGGCCGTGGCCGAGGCCTTCTGGCCCGAAGGGTTGCAGACCGGTCAGGGCAGTCCGGTGGTGCTCGAACTCGACACCGCCGATGCCGACCTTCCTCGACTGGAGGAACTCGGCTACGAGGTGTTCACCTCGGTCGACGCGCTGCGCGGGTACGTGCAACGCCGCAACCAGAGTGAGTCGGAATCCGAGACGGGCCCCGTGGTGGCTGAGCAGCCGCGACAACCCGATCCTGCGCGGGAACCGTTGGTGATCGAGTTCGAGCAGCGGATGCGTGCGCTGTACGAGCGGGGCCGAAAGGAAGCGCATTACACCGCCACGTACTTCCTGAGCATGCTTGCAGAACACGGGGGACTTTCCACAGCGCACAAACTTCTTGCCGGCGCGGCCGTCTCCGACGGTTTCGCCGCGCTCTGGGAGCGCGGCAGGCTCGATCTCACGGTCGAAGCACTGGTTACCGAGCCACGCTTCGCCGAGTTGTTCGCGGCCGAGGAGATCAATTCGGCCAAGCACCGTCTCGACCAGTTCGGATACGCCGTTTGA
- a CDS encoding serine/threonine-protein kinase produces the protein MAKQTVIDDRYELQPAPLGRGGMGEVWAGRDTKLDREVAVKFVRFPEGSTDEELVRRFGRESRITARLQHPGVPTIFDVGTHQERPYLVMQRVHGISVSDLISENGRLPLGWAVAIAAQTCSVLTAAHQAQLVHRDLKPGNLMLEQDGTVKVLDFGLAVALDVADISRVTRTGQAIGTPAYMAPEQILSATSSARSDLYALGCVLYEMLTGQHVFSGSTDYLMMNKQVDERPLPARRHRSEIPAGLDALVIALLDKEPDNRPDSAHAVYDRLLPFAADLEMLPGALADPATPSPTRMYASVLSQVFRPGRSPEDSGEQEASTERTNVPEAGGSEAETSQADVSRTSNPEEAAASAVARAESAAASRSGRGGMTREEMEQIKIRATSYVKQSRHGQAAELLRAAVDSGSRAFGSTDSEVINLRLEWANVLFEGGEYSRAEPVYRALATDLAQRDGPDAELVFRCRLHNATCHALGGHTSRALRAMDSLLSDEQRAFGPDDPRTLELRRQIGLLQQGAGRHEDAGATLAALLEDLVRVHGTEHPTAAKVRELLDELPGHKR, from the coding sequence GTGGCGAAACAAACGGTGATCGACGACCGCTACGAACTCCAACCTGCCCCGTTGGGTCGAGGTGGCATGGGAGAGGTGTGGGCGGGGCGCGACACGAAACTCGACCGCGAAGTCGCCGTCAAATTCGTCCGCTTTCCCGAGGGAAGCACCGACGAGGAACTGGTGCGCCGGTTCGGCCGCGAGTCCCGCATCACCGCGCGGCTGCAACATCCGGGGGTTCCGACGATCTTCGACGTCGGCACGCACCAGGAACGCCCCTACCTGGTGATGCAGCGGGTGCACGGCATCAGCGTCTCCGATCTGATCTCCGAGAACGGCCGGCTCCCGTTGGGCTGGGCCGTGGCGATCGCGGCCCAGACCTGCTCGGTGCTCACCGCCGCCCACCAGGCCCAGCTGGTGCACCGGGACCTCAAACCCGGCAACCTCATGCTGGAACAGGACGGCACGGTCAAAGTGCTCGACTTCGGGCTCGCCGTCGCGCTCGACGTGGCCGACATCTCCCGGGTCACCCGCACCGGGCAGGCGATCGGCACGCCGGCCTACATGGCCCCGGAGCAGATCCTGTCGGCGACCAGCTCCGCGCGCAGCGACCTCTACGCCCTGGGCTGCGTGCTGTACGAGATGCTCACCGGCCAGCACGTGTTCAGCGGCTCGACCGACTACCTGATGATGAACAAGCAGGTCGACGAGCGGCCGTTGCCCGCGCGCAGGCACCGTTCCGAGATCCCGGCCGGTCTGGACGCGCTCGTGATCGCGCTGCTGGACAAGGAGCCGGACAACCGCCCGGACAGTGCGCACGCGGTCTACGATCGACTGCTGCCGTTCGCCGCGGACCTGGAGATGCTGCCCGGTGCGCTGGCCGATCCCGCCACCCCCAGCCCCACGCGGATGTACGCCTCGGTGCTGAGCCAGGTGTTCCGTCCGGGGCGAAGTCCGGAGGACTCGGGGGAGCAGGAGGCTAGTACCGAGCGGACGAATGTTCCGGAAGCGGGCGGTTCGGAGGCGGAGACCTCGCAGGCGGATGTCTCGCGGACGAGCAACCCGGAGGAAGCCGCGGCTTCCGCGGTCGCCCGCGCGGAGAGCGCCGCCGCGAGCCGGTCCGGCCGTGGCGGCATGACCCGCGAGGAGATGGAGCAGATCAAGATCCGGGCCACCTCCTACGTCAAGCAGTCCCGCCACGGCCAGGCGGCCGAGCTGCTGCGGGCAGCGGTCGATTCGGGCAGCCGCGCGTTCGGCAGCACCGACAGCGAGGTCATCAACCTGCGTCTGGAATGGGCCAACGTGCTGTTCGAAGGCGGTGAGTACAGCCGTGCCGAGCCCGTCTACCGGGCGCTGGCCACCGACTTGGCACAGCGGGACGGACCCGACGCCGAGCTCGTCTTCCGGTGTCGGCTGCACAACGCCACCTGCCACGCACTCGGTGGGCACACGAGCCGCGCCCTGCGGGCCATGGACAGTCTGCTGTCCGACGAGCAGCGGGCGTTCGGGCCCGACGATCCCCGCACGTTGGAACTGCGCCGTCAGATCGGGCTTCTCCAACAGGGAGCGGGCCGACACGAGGACGCCGGGGCGACGTTGGCCGCCCTGCTCGAGGACCTGGTCCGGGTGCACGGGACCGAGCATCCCACCGCGGCCAAAGTGCGTGAGCTGCTCGACGAACTGCCCGGCCACAAGAGATGA